One genomic region from Enterobacter hormaechei ATCC 49162 encodes:
- a CDS encoding IS3-like element ISEc52 family transposase (programmed frameshift), with protein sequence MKKRNFSAEFKRESAQLVVDQNYTVADAASAMDVGLSTMTRWVKQLRDERQGKTPKASPITPEQIEIRELRKKLQRIEMENEIFKKGYRALDVRLPEQFSIIGKLRARYPVATLCHVFGVHRSSYKYWKNRPEKPDGRRAVLRSQVLELHGISHGSAGARSIATMATQRGYQMGRWLAGRLMKELGLVSCQQPTHRYKRGGHEHVAIPNHLERQFAVTEPNQVWCGDVTYIWTGKRWAYLAVVLDLFARKPVGWAMSFSPDSRLTMKALEMAWETRGKPVGVMFHSDQGSHYTSRQFRQLLWRYRIRQSMSRRGNCWDNSPMERFFRSLKNEWVPATGYVSFSDAAHAITDYIVGYYSALRPHEYNGGLTPNESENRYWKNSNAVASFC encoded by the exons ATGAAAAAAAGAAATTTCAGCGCAGAGTTTAAACGCGAATCCGCTCAACTGGTCGTTGACCAGAACTACACCGTGGCAGATGCAGCCAGCGCTATGGATGTCGGCCTTTCCACAATGACGCGATGGGTGAAACAATTACGTGATGAACGGCAGGGCAAAACACCAAAAGCCTCCCCCATTACCCCGGAACAAATTGAAATCCGTGAGCTCAGGAAAAAGCTACAACGTATTGAAATGGAAAATGAAATAT TTAAAAAAGGCTACCGCGCTCTTGATGTCAGACTCCCTGAACAGTTCTCGATAATCGGGAAACTCAGGGCGCGTTATCCTGTGGCCACTCTCTGCCATGTGTTCGGGGTTCATCGCAGCAGCTACAAATACTGGAAAAACCGTCCTGAAAAGCCAGACGGCAGACGGGCTGTATTACGCAGTCAGGTACTTGAACTGCATGGCATCAGCCACGGCTCTGCCGGAGCAAGAAGCATCGCCACAATGGCAACCCAGAGAGGTTACCAAATGGGGCGCTGGCTTGCTGGCAGACTCATGAAAGAGCTGGGGCTGGTCAGTTGCCAGCAGCCGACTCACCGGTATAAGCGTGGCGGTCATGAGCACGTTGCTATCCCGAATCATCTTGAGCGACAGTTCGCCGTAACGGAACCAAATCAGGTGTGGTGCGGTGATGTGACCTATATCTGGACGGGTAAGCGCTGGGCGTACCTCGCCGTTGTTCTCGACCTGTTCGCAAGAAAGCCAGTGGGCTGGGCCATGTCGTTCTCGCCGGACAGCAGGCTCACCATGAAAGCACTGGAAATGGCATGGGAAACCCGTGGTAAGCCCGTCGGGGTGATGTTCCACAGCGATCAAGGCAGCCATTATACGAGCAGGCAGTTCCGGCAGTTACTGTGGCGATACCGGATCAGGCAGAGTATGAGTCGGCGTGGAAACTGCTGGGATAACAGCCCAATGGAGCGCTTCTTCAGGAGTCTGAAGAACGAATGGGTGCCGGCGACGGGCTATGTAAGCTTCAGCGATGCAGCTCACGCAATAACGGACTATATCGTTGGATATTACAGCGCACTAAGACCGCACGAATATAATGGTGGGTTAACGCCAAACGAATCAGAAAACCGATACTGGAAAAACTCTAACGCGGTGGCCAGTTTTTGTTGA
- a CDS encoding S8 family peptidase, with translation MDTSYFEVGVHLLAEDGQDLIQQQFVRFASTLNIKVHTSLAFTAGTLWFVPIQADRIAIDKLAKFTFVRVIRPVPKLRGIRPIQRASGPLAQCKLPTEGPISSEIKVAILDGGLPSEHAISPWLKSYRVLDDHAEDDPDGLEHGLAVSSAFLFGPISNKSEVQRPYSYIDNLRVLDNKTCQEDPLELYRTLGFIEEVLLSRQYQFINLSLGPDLPIEDTEVHAWTSVIDDLLSDGETLMTVAVGNNGEMDRESGNARIQVPSDCVNALAVGACDTVNETEWKRAPYSAIGPGRSPGVMKPDLVAFGGDIDEYFHVLGKGKKPVITPQRGTSFASPYALRAAVGVRAILGSDLSQLAIKALLIHASKPLDHTCAEVGWGKLPEDLNDIIVSPDGVARIVYQGELKPGKYLRASLPIPEGGLKGKINLTATFCYATTTDPQDSASYTKAGLEVTFRPNDSRVKDGKQNAETKGFFELAKYSTESERRSDMGKWETVLHSSKNMLGSTLKNPVFDIHYNAREAGASIASHKAEKIKYALIITVKAAKHQDLYNEILRAYNQVLVPIQPQTSIPIRS, from the coding sequence ATGGATACGTCGTATTTTGAGGTTGGCGTACATCTGTTGGCTGAGGATGGACAAGATTTGATCCAGCAACAATTTGTTCGATTCGCGTCAACTCTGAACATCAAAGTGCATACTTCTTTAGCTTTTACCGCAGGTACGTTGTGGTTCGTGCCAATTCAGGCAGATCGAATTGCTATTGATAAGCTCGCGAAATTTACATTTGTACGCGTAATTAGGCCGGTACCAAAGTTACGTGGTATTAGGCCTATACAAAGGGCTTCTGGGCCATTGGCCCAGTGTAAATTGCCTACTGAAGGGCCAATATCTTCAGAAATAAAAGTCGCTATTCTTGATGGTGGTTTACCATCAGAGCATGCTATATCTCCGTGGTTAAAATCCTATAGGGTTTTGGACGATCATGCAGAAGATGATCCTGATGGTTTAGAGCATGGTTTAGCCGTATCTTCGGCTTTTTTATTCGGGCCAATTAGTAACAAGTCAGAGGTGCAAAGGCCATACTCTTATATTGATAACTTAAGGGTACTGGATAATAAGACCTGCCAAGAAGACCCTCTGGAGTTATATCGAACGTTGGGCTTCATTGAAGAAGTATTGTTGTCTCGTCAATATCAATTTATCAATTTAAGTTTAGGCCCGGATCTACCAATTGAAGATACGGAAGTTCATGCTTGGACCTCTGTAATAGATGATTTATTAAGTGATGGCGAGACACTAATGACTGTTGCTGTTGGGAACAATGGCGAAATGGATCGTGAGTCAGGTAATGCAAGGATTCAAGTACCATCTGATTGCGTGAATGCCTTGGCTGTTGGGGCTTGCGATACTGTTAATGAAACTGAATGGAAACGAGCACCATATAGTGCTATTGGGCCGGGTAGAAGTCCTGGCGTGATGAAGCCTGATTTAGTTGCGTTTGGTGGCGATATCGACGAGTACTTTCATGTATTGGGAAAAGGTAAAAAACCTGTAATCACACCGCAACGGGGAACAAGTTTTGCTTCTCCTTACGCTTTGCGTGCAGCCGTTGGTGTTAGGGCGATTTTAGGAAGTGATTTGAGTCAACTGGCGATAAAGGCTTTATTGATTCATGCTTCAAAACCGCTTGATCACACTTGTGCTGAAGTGGGTTGGGGGAAACTACCTGAGGACTTAAACGACATCATTGTCAGCCCTGATGGTGTTGCTCGTATCGTCTATCAAGGTGAATTGAAGCCAGGAAAATACTTACGCGCTTCTCTTCCCATTCCTGAAGGTGGCTTGAAAGGTAAAATAAACTTAACGGCAACTTTCTGTTATGCCACAACAACAGATCCGCAAGATTCGGCTTCCTACACAAAGGCTGGTCTTGAAGTTACATTCCGCCCAAATGATTCAAGAGTTAAAGATGGTAAACAGAATGCTGAAACTAAAGGGTTTTTTGAGCTAGCTAAATACTCAACTGAAAGTGAGCGGCGCTCTGATATGGGCAAATGGGAAACTGTGCTGCATAGTTCAAAGAACATGCTGGGATCGACTTTAAAAAATCCTGTGTTTGATATTCACTATAACGCTCGTGAAGCAGGGGCTAGCATAGCGAGTCACAAGGCGGAAAAGATAAAGTACGCTCTTATCATCACCGTGAAGGCAGCGAAGCACCAAGACCTGTATAACGAAATTTTACGTGCTTACAATCAGGTACTGGTTCCAATTCAGCCTCAAACCTCCATTCCAATTCGTTCATAA
- the fieF gene encoding CDF family cation-efflux transporter FieF (FieF, a metal efflux transporter, is a member of the CDF (cation diffusion facilitator) family of transporters.), whose protein sequence is MNQSYGRLVSRAAIAATVMASCLLIIKIFAWWYTGSVSILAALVDSLVDIAASLTNLLVVRYSLQPADEEHTFGHGKAESLAALAQSMFISGSALFLFLTGIQHLISPSPMNDPGVGVVVTVVALISTLVLVTFQRWVVRKTQSQAVRADMLHYQSDVMMNGAILIALGLAWYGWHRADALFALGIGIYILYSALRMGYDAVQSLLDRALPDAECDEIYTLVTSWPGVSGAHDLRTRQSGPTRFIQIHLEMEDNLPLVQAHLIAEQVEQAILQRFPGSDVIIHQDPCSVVPRAF, encoded by the coding sequence ATGAATCAATCCTATGGACGGCTGGTAAGCCGGGCCGCAATAGCCGCGACGGTGATGGCGTCGTGTTTGCTGATCATTAAAATTTTCGCGTGGTGGTACACCGGCTCGGTCAGTATTCTGGCGGCGCTGGTGGACTCATTAGTGGATATTGCCGCCTCGCTGACGAACCTGCTGGTGGTGCGCTATTCGCTGCAACCGGCGGATGAAGAACATACGTTTGGCCACGGCAAAGCGGAATCGCTGGCCGCGCTGGCGCAAAGCATGTTTATTTCAGGCTCCGCGCTGTTCCTGTTTCTGACCGGCATTCAGCACCTTATTTCGCCTTCGCCGATGAACGATCCGGGCGTTGGCGTGGTCGTAACGGTAGTTGCACTTATAAGCACACTTGTTCTTGTAACGTTCCAGCGCTGGGTCGTACGCAAAACACAAAGCCAGGCTGTACGGGCCGATATGCTTCATTATCAGTCTGATGTTATGATGAATGGGGCTATTCTTATTGCGCTCGGTCTGGCCTGGTATGGCTGGCATCGGGCCGATGCGTTGTTTGCGTTAGGGATAGGGATCTATATTTTATACAGCGCGTTGCGGATGGGTTATGACGCGGTACAGTCGCTTCTTGACCGTGCGCTTCCCGATGCAGAATGTGATGAAATTTATACCCTCGTGACCTCCTGGCCTGGCGTCAGTGGTGCTCACGATCTTCGTACGCGGCAGTCAGGGCCGACCCGCTTTATTCAGATTCATTTGGAAATGGAAGACAACCTGCCACTGGTTCAGGCGCATCTGATAGCTGAACAGGTGGAGCAGGCGATTTTGCAGCGTTTCCCTGGGTCAGACGTCATTATTCACCAGGATCCGTGCTCTGTCGTACCCAGGGCGTTTTGA
- the pfkA gene encoding 6-phosphofructokinase produces MIKKIGVLTSGGDAPGMNAAIRGVVRAALTEGLEVFGIYDGYLGLYEDRMVQLDRYSVSDMINRGGTFLGSARFPEFRDEHIREVAIENMKKRGLDALVVIGGDGSYMGAKRLTEMGFPCIGLPGTIDNDIKGTDYTIGYFTALGTVVEAIDRLRDTSSSHQRISIVEVMGRYCGDLTLAAAIAGGCEFVVVPEVEFSREDLVAEIKAGIAKGKKHAIVAITEHICDVDELAKYIETETKRETRATVLGHIQRGGSPGPYDRILASRMGAYAIELLLQGHGGRCVGIQNEKLVHHDIIDAIENMKRPFKGDWLDCAKKLY; encoded by the coding sequence ATGATTAAGAAAATCGGTGTGTTGACAAGCGGCGGTGATGCGCCGGGCATGAACGCGGCAATCCGTGGGGTTGTCCGTGCAGCGCTGACGGAAGGCCTGGAAGTTTTTGGTATCTATGACGGTTACCTGGGTCTGTATGAAGACCGCATGGTTCAGCTCGACCGCTACAGCGTGTCTGACATGATCAACCGTGGCGGTACTTTCCTTGGTTCTGCGCGCTTCCCGGAATTCCGTGACGAACACATCCGTGAAGTGGCTATCGAAAACATGAAAAAACGCGGCCTGGACGCGCTGGTGGTTATCGGCGGTGACGGCTCGTACATGGGTGCAAAACGTCTGACCGAAATGGGCTTCCCGTGCATCGGCTTGCCTGGCACCATCGACAACGACATCAAAGGCACCGACTACACCATCGGTTACTTCACCGCGCTGGGTACCGTTGTGGAGGCGATTGACCGCCTGCGTGACACCTCTTCCTCTCACCAGCGTATTTCCATTGTTGAAGTCATGGGCCGTTACTGCGGTGACCTGACTCTGGCGGCGGCCATTGCCGGTGGCTGTGAGTTCGTGGTAGTGCCGGAAGTGGAATTCAGCCGTGAAGATCTGGTCGCTGAAATCAAAGCCGGTATCGCGAAAGGTAAGAAACACGCGATTGTCGCCATCACCGAGCACATCTGTGACGTTGACGAGCTGGCGAAGTACATCGAAACCGAAACCAAACGCGAAACCCGCGCGACCGTTCTGGGCCACATTCAGCGTGGCGGCTCCCCGGGTCCGTACGACCGTATCCTGGCGTCCCGCATGGGTGCGTACGCAATCGAGCTGCTGCTTCAGGGCCACGGCGGCCGCTGCGTCGGTATTCAGAACGAGAAACTGGTTCACCATGACATCATCGACGCCATTGAAAACATGAAGCGTCCGTTCAAAGGTGACTGGCTGGACTGCGCGAAAAAACTGTACTGA